In Chryseobacterium lactis, a single genomic region encodes these proteins:
- a CDS encoding exosortase F system-associated membrane protein, with protein MKILNWLFVIVGICGLVSVRIFEDQLFYDPFLDYFHEAIKNIEFPAFEWGKLLLGHIFRFILNLLFSCLIVYGLFKNKQWTLQGAVMMVIVFAIALPIYFYCIHDQFKIGYLFSFYMRRFVIQPLIILLIVPMFYYRKQMMVNEDKDK; from the coding sequence ATGAAAATTCTTAACTGGTTATTCGTCATTGTCGGAATTTGTGGTCTTGTGAGTGTTAGAATTTTCGAAGATCAACTCTTCTATGATCCTTTTCTTGATTACTTCCACGAAGCGATAAAAAATATTGAATTCCCTGCCTTTGAATGGGGAAAGTTACTGTTAGGGCATATTTTCAGATTTATTCTGAATTTGCTGTTTTCCTGCCTGATTGTTTATGGCTTATTTAAAAACAAACAGTGGACGCTGCAGGGAGCGGTCATGATGGTCATTGTTTTTGCCATTGCGCTGCCTATTTATTTTTACTGTATTCATGATCAGTTTAAAATAGGCTATCTTTTTTCTTTTTATATGAGGAGGTTTGTAATTCAGCCTTTGATTATCCTTTTGATTGTTCCGATGTTTTATTACAGAAAGCAGATGATGGTTAATGAAGACAAAGATAAATAG
- a CDS encoding cation diffusion facilitator family transporter, whose translation MNTQKHTHKDKIGFQKLIAAFGVILFIGKIIAWKLTNSDAVFSDAMESIVNVISAFMGLYSLHLAAKPKDEDHPYGHGKVEFVTSGIEGALIAIAGIMIIYEGIHSLIVGKTLSQIDLGIWIITATAVINYLLGYISIKKGERENSLVLISSGKHLQSDTITTLGVVGSLVIVYFTKIYWLDSAVALIFGLYIIFVGYKIVRKSLSGIMDEQDPEILHQIIKILEENRHTEWIDVHNMKIQQFGSSLHIDAHITLPWYYDLRDAHSEMEKVIILLASNIKRPIEFNFHMDDCKPISCPVCQIKDCPVREKDFVKRVEWTAENVTSIDKHTTE comes from the coding sequence ATGAATACCCAGAAACACACACACAAAGATAAAATAGGATTCCAAAAACTGATCGCCGCATTTGGAGTCATTCTTTTCATCGGAAAGATTATTGCCTGGAAACTCACCAATTCTGATGCAGTGTTCTCCGATGCTATGGAAAGTATCGTGAATGTGATTAGCGCATTCATGGGACTGTATTCCCTACACCTTGCTGCCAAACCAAAAGATGAAGACCATCCTTATGGCCATGGAAAGGTAGAATTTGTTACTTCCGGTATTGAAGGAGCTTTGATTGCTATTGCGGGGATTATGATTATTTATGAAGGGATTCATAGCCTTATTGTAGGTAAAACACTGAGCCAAATTGATCTGGGAATATGGATTATTACAGCAACTGCGGTTATCAACTACCTTTTAGGTTATATCTCTATAAAAAAGGGGGAAAGAGAGAATTCCCTTGTCCTTATTTCATCCGGAAAGCATTTGCAATCGGATACTATCACCACGCTTGGTGTGGTAGGAAGTTTAGTGATTGTTTATTTCACAAAAATCTATTGGCTGGATTCTGCGGTAGCATTAATCTTCGGGCTTTACATCATATTTGTAGGCTATAAAATTGTCCGAAAATCTTTAAGCGGAATTATGGATGAACAAGATCCGGAAATATTACACCAGATCATCAAAATCCTTGAAGAAAACAGACATACAGAATGGATTGACGTGCATAATATGAAAATCCAGCAATTCGGATCCTCACTTCATATTGACGCCCACATTACCCTTCCATGGTATTATGATCTTCGTGATGCTCACAGCGAAATGGAGAAAGTCATTATCCTTCTTGCCAGCAATATAAAACGTCCCATAGAGTTTAATTTTCATATGGATGACTGTAAGCCTATCTCCTGCCCGGTTTGTCAGATCAAAGACTGCCCGGTTCGTGAAAAGGATTTCGTTAAACGTGTAGAATGGACTGCTGAAAATGTAACCAGTATTGACAAACACACTACAGAATAG